In one Chroicocephalus ridibundus chromosome Z, bChrRid1.1, whole genome shotgun sequence genomic region, the following are encoded:
- the LOC134508433 gene encoding maternal embryonic leucine zipper kinase-like isoform X1 has product MALGDYEEILKCYELHETIGTGGFAKVKLARHLLTGEKVAIKIMDKLALGDDLPRVKIEIDAMKNLRHQHICQLYHVIETSEKMFMVLEYCPGGELFDYIISKDRLSEEEARVFFRQIVSAIAYVHSQGYAHRDLKPENLLIDKEHNLKLIDFGLCAKPKADIWSMGVLLYALLCGFLPFDDNSLMAVYRKITPL; this is encoded by the exons atggctttaggtgattatgaggaaattctcaagtgctacgaattaCATGAAACGATTGgaacag GTGGGTTTGCAAAGGTGAAACTCGCACGCCATCTCCTCACTGGTGAGAAGGTTGCCATAAAAATCATGGACAAACTTGCTCTGGGG GATGACTTGCCTCGTGTTAAAATAGAAATTGATGCCATGAAGAATTTAAGGCACCAGCATATTTGCCAGTTGTATCACGTGATAGAGACATCTGAGAAAATGTTCATGGTCCTAGAG TACTGTCCTGGAGGAGAGCTGTTTGATTACATCATTTCTAAGGATCGCCTTTCAGAAGAGGAAGCTCGTGTGTTTTTTCGGCAGATTGTTTCGGCGATTGCTTATGTTCACAGCCAGGGATATGCCCACAGGGACCTCAAACCA GAAAATCTGCTGATTGACAAGGAGCATAATTTGAAGCTGATAGACTTCGGACTTTGTGCCAAGCCAAAG GCGGATATTTGGAGCATGGGAGTCCTGCTGTATGCTCTGCTGTGTGGCTTTCTCCCCTTTGATGATAACAGCCTCATGGCAGTCTACAGGAAGATCACG cctttgtag
- the LOC134508433 gene encoding maternal embryonic leucine zipper kinase-like isoform X2: MALGDYEEILKCYELHETIGTGGFAKVKLARHLLTGEKVAIKIMDKLALGYCPGGELFDYIISKDRLSEEEARVFFRQIVSAIAYVHSQGYAHRDLKPENLLIDKEHNLKLIDFGLCAKPKADIWSMGVLLYALLCGFLPFDDNSLMAVYRKITPL, translated from the exons atggctttaggtgattatgaggaaattctcaagtgctacgaattaCATGAAACGATTGgaacag GTGGGTTTGCAAAGGTGAAACTCGCACGCCATCTCCTCACTGGTGAGAAGGTTGCCATAAAAATCATGGACAAACTTGCTCTGGGG TACTGTCCTGGAGGAGAGCTGTTTGATTACATCATTTCTAAGGATCGCCTTTCAGAAGAGGAAGCTCGTGTGTTTTTTCGGCAGATTGTTTCGGCGATTGCTTATGTTCACAGCCAGGGATATGCCCACAGGGACCTCAAACCA GAAAATCTGCTGATTGACAAGGAGCATAATTTGAAGCTGATAGACTTCGGACTTTGTGCCAAGCCAAAG GCGGATATTTGGAGCATGGGAGTCCTGCTGTATGCTCTGCTGTGTGGCTTTCTCCCCTTTGATGATAACAGCCTCATGGCAGTCTACAGGAAGATCACG cctttgtag